A stretch of Primulina tabacum isolate GXHZ01 chromosome 13, ASM2559414v2, whole genome shotgun sequence DNA encodes these proteins:
- the LOC142521825 gene encoding uncharacterized protein LOC142521825, which yields MAEDGPVTWQSFRREFLKQYYQAEFRLQKLSEFESFKQTSDMTVIEYTSKFNDLGTYVPIIMADETLKMHCFKKGINSRIQSALAVFKPTNFADLMEAAMSAETDIKRKDEEVKHKRPFPGQSSPRGQDFKRPNQTSGPSKGAFPTPYNKEIRPCSNCNIRHSGECYRNTGACFKCGRLGHRIDDCPENKEKGIKPNTENHKPRENKPNARIFAIMQEEVDNSNDVVAGTILINKMHAYVLFDCGATHSFVSKIFAKKLKIEGETLSEPLRVSMPARKTIETYKVHQNCKI from the coding sequence ATGGCCGAGGATGGGCCAGTTACATGGCAATCATTTAGAAGGGAATTCCTGAAGCAGTATTATCAGGCGGAATTCCGTTTGCAAAAGTTGAGTGAATTTGAAAGCTTTAAACAAACTTCAGACATGACGGTGATTGAGTACACCTCAAAGTTCAATGACCTCGGAACTTACGTTCCAATTATTATGGCAGATGAGACCCTAAAGATGCATTGTTTCAAGAAAGGGATAAACAGTCGAATACAGTCAGCGTTAGCTGTATTCAAACCAACAAATTTTGCTGACTTAATGGAAGCTGCCATGAGCGCTGAGACTGACATCAAGCGCAAAGATGAAGAGGTTAAGCACAAACGACCCTTTCCTGGTCAGTCATCCCCTAGAGGACAGGATTTTAAAAGACCCAACCAGACAAGTGGACCGTCAAAAGGAGCCTTCCCAACCCCTTACAACAAGGAAATCAGGCCTTGTTCAAATTGCAACATCAGACACTCAGGAGAATGCTACAGGAACACTGGTGCTTGTTTCAAGTGTGGGAGGTTAGGCCATCGGATTGATGATTGTCCAGAGAACAAGGAGAAAGGGATTAAACCAAACACAGAAAATCACAAGCCGAGGGAGAACAAGCCCAATGCCAGGATCTTCGCCATAATGCAAGAGGAAGTAGATAATTCAAACGACGTGGTAGCAGGTACTATTCTGATCAATAAAATGCATGCTTATGTgctgtttgattgtggtgctacccATTCGTTTGTATCCAAAATATTTGCTAAGAAACTGAAAATAGAAGGAGAAACTCTTAGTGAACCATTAAGAGTATCAATGCCTGCTAGAAAAACGATTGAAACCTATAAGGTACATCAAAATTgcaaaatttga